The following proteins are co-located in the Heteronotia binoei isolate CCM8104 ecotype False Entrance Well chromosome 21, APGP_CSIRO_Hbin_v1, whole genome shotgun sequence genome:
- the SOCS4 gene encoding suppressor of cytokine signaling 4 translates to MAENKERSAKNTDVRPKTSRSRSADRKDGYVWSRKKLSWSKRSDSSSDAETASTSGKSAFSLRNQERKHSCSSTELDLERSCGHRFLGRSLKQKLQDAVGQCFPIKNCSSRHSSVLPSKRKIHISELMLDKCPFPPRSELAFRWHLIKRHTAPIKQKSESWLSVASSHSEGKEGEVESADGGGPAVLQASGFGNSPSCSCDPQGEPAAGRPAKSREESDMDSDDEAVTLCASSRKRNKPRWDPGDELLQLESPPKYHTQIDYVHCLVPDLLRINNNPCYWGVMDKYAAEALLDGKPEGTFLLRDSAQEDYLFSVSFRRYSRSLHARIEQWNHNFSFDAHDPCVFHSPDITGLLEHYKDPSSCMFFEPLLSTPLNRTFPFSLQHICRTVICNYTTYDGIDALPVPPSVKLYLKEYHYKSKVRVLRIDVPEQQT, encoded by the coding sequence ATGGCAGAAAACAAAGAAAGGAGCGCTAAGAATACAGACGTGAGACCAAAAACCAGCCGGAGCAGAAGCGCAGACAGGAAGGATGGTTACGTATGGAGCAGGAAAAAGCTTTCCTGGTCCAAAAGGAGCGACAGCAGTTCCGATGCCGAAACGGCAAGTACTTCAGGGAAATCTGCTTTTAGTTTGAGGAACCAGGAGCGGAAACACAGCTGTTCCTCGACGGAGCTGGACCTGGAACGGTCATGTGGCCACAGGTTCCTAGGCCGGTCCCTGAAACAGAAACTGCAGGATGCCGTGGGCCAGTGTTTCCCTATCAAGAACTGTAGCAGCCGGCATTCTTCAGTGCTCCCATCCAAGAGGAAAATCCATATCAGCGAGCTGATGTTGGACAAGTGTCCCTTCCCGCCACGGTCCGAGCTAGCTTTCCGCTGGCATTTGATCAAGCGgcacactgcccccataaagcaAAAATCAGAAAGCTGGCTCAGCGTGGCGTCTTCCCACagcgaagggaaggagggagaggtcgAGAGCGCGGACGGAGGAGGGCCGGCGGTTCTGCAGGCTTCCGGTTTCGGcaacagcccttcctgcagcTGCGACCCCCAGGGCGAACCCGCCGCGGGCAGGCCAGCAAAGAGCAGAGAAGAGAGCGACATGGACTCCGACGACGAGGCCGTGACGCTTTGCGCCAGCTCCAGGAAGAGAAACAAGCCGCGGTGGGACCCCGGCGACGAACTGCTGCAGCTGGAATCGCCCCCGAAATATCACACCCAGATTGACTACGTCCACTGTCTCGTCCCCGACCTCCTCCGGATCAACAACAACCCGTGCTACTGGGGAGTGATGGATAAGTACGCGGCGGAAGCGCTTCTGGACGGAAAGCCGGAAGGGACATTTTTGCTGCGAGACTCTGCCCAGGAGGATTACCTGTTCTCGGTGAGCTTTAGGCGTTACAGCCGCTCTCTGCACGCCAGGATCGAACAGTGGAACCACAACTTCAGCTTCGACGCCCACGACCCCTGCGTCTTCCACTCCCCCGACATCACGGGACTCTTGGAACATTACAAAGACCCCAGCTCCTGTATGTTCTTTGAACCGCTGCTCTCGACCCCCTTAAACAGGACTTTCCCGTTCTCGCTTCAACATATATGCAGAACTGTGATTTGTAACTACACAACGTACGACGGCATAGATGCTCTTCCGGTCCCTCCGTCGGTGAAGTTGTATCTGAAGGAATATCACTATAAGTCAAAAGTTAGAGTCCTCAGGATCGATGTACCAGAGCAACAAACCTAA